From the genome of Geothrix sp. 21YS21S-4, one region includes:
- a CDS encoding cob(I)yrinic acid a,c-diamide adenosyltransferase has translation MKLYTRTGDDGSSGLFGGQRVSKSHGRLRAYGSLDELNSVIGVLRLHATPVCVDPELLQQIQHDLFVLGAILATPADRQELLGARMTRPTWDLAAMEADIDRLTALAPPMTAFVLPGGTPAAAHAHVARTVCRRAEREAVALAEEESLNPAVVAYLNRLSDWLFALARAENAVGGVGDVLWVPKD, from the coding sequence ATGAAGCTCTACACGCGCACGGGAGACGACGGTTCGTCGGGCCTGTTCGGCGGCCAGCGGGTCAGCAAGTCGCACGGACGGCTGCGGGCCTACGGCTCACTGGACGAGCTGAACAGCGTCATCGGCGTTCTTCGCCTCCACGCCACGCCTGTTTGCGTGGACCCGGAGCTGCTCCAACAAATCCAGCACGACCTCTTCGTCCTGGGCGCCATCCTGGCGACCCCGGCCGACCGCCAGGAGCTGCTGGGAGCCCGCATGACGCGGCCCACCTGGGACCTGGCCGCCATGGAGGCCGACATCGACCGCCTGACGGCCCTGGCGCCTCCCATGACGGCCTTCGTCCTCCCCGGCGGCACCCCGGCCGCCGCCCACGCCCACGTCGCCCGCACCGTCTGCCGCCGCGCCGAACGCGAAGCCGTCGCCCTCGCGGAAGAAGAATCCCTGAACCCCGCCGTCGTCGCCTACCTCAACCGCCTCAGCGACTGGCTCTTCGCGCTCGCGCGGGCGGAAAACGCGGTGGGGGGGGTGGGGGATGTGCTGTGGGTCCCCAAGGATTGA
- a CDS encoding PLP-dependent cysteine synthase family protein codes for MARALPSVVDSVLDLVGNTPLLRMTRFAPGLQLFSKLEYLNPGGSVKDRIGVGMIRAAEALGQIRPGVSTIIEPTAGNTGVGLAIAAKALGYRCILCVPTKYSREKMMLMKALGAELVLIPKEQGMKGAIAKCQELAASIPDAFVPQQFDNPSNPDSHYATTGPEIWAQMDGKVDAVVLGAGSGGTFTGIARFLKEKNPAIQAVVVQPVGSVYCGAPLGEWAVEGVGNGFIPASLDLELADRIIDVADADSLATARELIATEGCLVGASSGANAWAAREFAKTLPAGSRVVTLFPDGAERYLSKQPIAELEL; via the coding sequence GTGGCGAGAGCGCTTCCTTCCGTCGTCGATTCCGTCCTGGACCTGGTGGGGAACACGCCCCTCCTGCGCATGACCCGCTTCGCGCCTGGGCTCCAGCTGTTCTCCAAGCTCGAGTACCTGAACCCCGGCGGCAGCGTGAAGGACCGCATCGGGGTGGGGATGATCCGCGCCGCCGAGGCCCTGGGCCAGATCCGACCCGGGGTCAGCACGATCATCGAGCCCACCGCGGGCAACACCGGCGTGGGCCTCGCCATCGCGGCGAAGGCCCTCGGCTACCGCTGCATCCTGTGCGTCCCGACGAAGTACAGCCGCGAAAAGATGATGCTGATGAAGGCCCTGGGCGCCGAGTTGGTGCTGATCCCCAAGGAGCAGGGAATGAAGGGCGCCATCGCCAAGTGCCAGGAGCTGGCCGCCAGCATCCCCGACGCTTTCGTGCCCCAGCAGTTCGACAACCCCAGCAATCCCGACAGCCACTACGCCACCACCGGCCCCGAAATCTGGGCGCAGATGGATGGGAAGGTGGATGCGGTGGTCCTCGGGGCCGGCAGCGGCGGCACCTTCACGGGGATCGCGCGCTTCCTGAAGGAGAAGAACCCCGCGATCCAGGCGGTGGTGGTTCAGCCCGTGGGCTCCGTCTACTGCGGCGCGCCTCTGGGCGAATGGGCGGTGGAAGGCGTGGGCAACGGGTTCATTCCCGCCAGCCTCGATCTGGAGCTCGCGGACCGGATCATCGACGTGGCCGACGCGGACAGCCTGGCCACGGCGCGGGAACTGATCGCCACCGAGGGCTGCCTGGTGGGGGCCTCCAGCGGCGCCAATGCCTGGGCCGCGCGCGAATTCGCGAAGACCCTCCCCGCGGGTTCCCGCGTGGTGACCCTCTTCCCCGACGGCGCCGAGCGCTATCTGTCCAAGCAGCCCATCGCCGAATTGGAGCTGTGA
- the pyrE gene encoding orotate phosphoribosyltransferase: MDFPPRDLAACLLKAGAVKLQPQDPFTWASGLKSPIYCDNRQLLGLQEIRDRIVAALAARSVEFRPTLITGAATAGVPWAAMVADRLKLPMAYVRPTPKNHGMGRQVEGPLAKGHRALLIEDLISTGMSSLKCAEALKAEGADVPAVLALFSYGLPQAERAFAEAGIGFETLSSFDVLAEEAEAQGVVDAAGFAALGAWRADTAAWSRAHGGA; encoded by the coding sequence ATGGACTTCCCCCCCCGGGATCTCGCCGCCTGCCTCCTGAAGGCGGGAGCCGTGAAGCTCCAGCCGCAGGATCCCTTCACCTGGGCCAGCGGCCTGAAGTCGCCGATCTACTGCGACAACCGGCAGCTGCTGGGCCTTCAGGAGATCCGCGACCGGATCGTGGCGGCCCTGGCGGCCCGCTCGGTGGAGTTCCGTCCCACCCTCATCACGGGCGCGGCCACGGCCGGCGTGCCCTGGGCCGCCATGGTGGCCGACCGCCTGAAGTTGCCCATGGCCTACGTCCGCCCCACGCCCAAGAACCACGGGATGGGCCGGCAGGTGGAAGGGCCGCTGGCGAAGGGCCACCGCGCGCTCCTCATCGAGGACCTGATCTCCACGGGCATGTCGAGCCTGAAGTGCGCGGAGGCCCTCAAGGCGGAGGGGGCCGACGTGCCCGCGGTGCTGGCCCTGTTCAGCTACGGCCTACCCCAGGCGGAGCGCGCCTTCGCGGAAGCCGGAATCGGCTTCGAGACCCTCAGCTCCTTCGATGTCCTCGCCGAAGAAGCGGAGGCCCAGGGCGTGGTGGATGCCGCGGGCTTCGCCGCCCTCGGCGCCTGGCGGGCCGACACCGCCGCGTGGAGCCGGGCCCACGGGGGAGCGTAG